CAGCATGCCGACGCCCGCATGCACAGGCGTCCATTCGAACGCGTTCTGCAGGTAAAGCGGCAGGAACGTCATCATCACCTGTGCGCAGGCTGCATAGCCGAACATCCCGAGTACGGCTGCGACGAAGCGCGGCTGCGAGAACAGCGACAGGTCGATGACCGCATGCGCGAAGCGCTTTTCGACCACGACGAAACCCGCGATCAATATCACGCAGGCTGCGAAGCGCAACGCCGTGACGGCGCTGTGCCAGCCGTCGGCCTGGGTACCGATCAACGCCCAGATGCCGCACGCGAGGCCGATCCCGAACAGCAGGCTACCGACGAAATCGACACGTTCAGCGTGCGGATTGCGCGAATCCGTGACCGCACGCAGCGCACAGACGATCAGCGTCGCGCAGAGCGGCAGATTCAGCAGAAAAATCCAGCGCCACCCGACCCATTCCGTGATGACGCCGCCGACGAGCGGTGCAACGGTCGTCGCGATGCCCATCGTCATACCCCAGATCGCCCATGCATGTGCACGTTCGCGTGGACCGGGAAACGCATTCGCGATCACGGCGAGCGCGGCCGTCACCAGCATCGCCGCGCCGACGCCTTTCACCGCGCGCGAGATATTGAGGAACATCACGCTCGGTGCAATCCCGCAGCCGAACGATGCCAGTGCGAACACGAGCAGCCCGAGCAGCAGCATCCTCTTGCGCCCATAGCGGTCCGCGAGACCACCCATCGGCAGCAGGCACGATGCAAACGCGACCATATACGCACTGACGACCCATTCGACGTCGGCGAAACCCGCGTGAAACGAGCGCGCAATCGACGGCAGCGATACCGCGACGATGTTGGTATCGAGCGCGATCAATCCGCAGCTTGCGCAGGTCGTCGCGAGCAGAAACCAGCGCGAGCCCGAAGCGGCGTGCAGTGTCTCGCCGACGACCGTACCGCCGCTAACGTTGTCGCCCGCGTCCTTTTCCTTCCACATGTTCCGTGTCCCAAAGCATATAAACGATTCAGCGGATGCCATGGTAGTGTTTGTTGTATATTTTTTCGATAGCACAGAAACTCACATTAATTCATTCTGGAATGAACAGAGATGAACCTCGAGCTGCGTCACCTGCACTGCATTCTTGCCGTCGCGCGGCATCTGCACTTTGCTCGCGCGGCCGACGAACTGGGGCTCGCACCGCCGTCGCTGACGAAGCAGATCCAGGATGCCGAGCGTCTGCTGAAGTTTCGTCTGTTCGACCGGACGCGGCGCTCGGTATCGCTGACCTTCGCGGGCGAAGCCTATATTCCGCAGGTTGTCGCCGCGCTTGCGCAGCTCGAACAGGCGCGTGAACTCGGGCTACTGGCCGAACGCGGCCAGTTGGGGCGTATTCGCATCGGCTATGTTTCATCGGCCGCGTTCGCGGGCGTCATGCGTAGAACGGTGGCGGAATTTCGGCAACTGCATCCGCGGATCGATCTGCAACTGTCGGAGATTCCGATGGGCGAGATTCCGGCACGTCTCGCCGATGGAGAACTCGATGCCGCGTACGTCCGGCCGCCGAT
This portion of the Paraburkholderia flava genome encodes:
- a CDS encoding MFS transporter is translated as MWKEKDAGDNVSGGTVVGETLHAASGSRWFLLATTCASCGLIALDTNIVAVSLPSIARSFHAGFADVEWVVSAYMVAFASCLLPMGGLADRYGRKRMLLLGLLVFALASFGCGIAPSVMFLNISRAVKGVGAAMLVTAALAVIANAFPGPRERAHAWAIWGMTMGIATTVAPLVGGVITEWVGWRWIFLLNLPLCATLIVCALRAVTDSRNPHAERVDFVGSLLFGIGLACGIWALIGTQADGWHSAVTALRFAACVILIAGFVVVEKRFAHAVIDLSLFSQPRFVAAVLGMFGYAACAQVMMTFLPLYLQNAFEWTPVHAGVGMLPFALSMIVGPYLGARIGRRLTGLTTTLSIGLVMVGAGNLLTAAVAQSNDYAWVALGMIVTGLGAGVLNGDTQKAIMACVPSHRTGMASGISATTRFTAISMSVGVLGAVLASRTHAAIDAAMPCHTTGNACIDAGFMSDLLAGDIGHALARLAPDLQHAMITIAPAGFASGFSAAMSVAGYLALVSSAGIWWLANRGESRSDAVAGTAGR
- a CDS encoding LysR family transcriptional regulator, with protein sequence MNLELRHLHCILAVARHLHFARAADELGLAPPSLTKQIQDAERLLKFRLFDRTRRSVSLTFAGEAYIPQVVAALAQLEQARELGLLAERGQLGRIRIGYVSSAAFAGVMRRTVAEFRQLHPRIDLQLSEIPMGEIPARLADGELDAAYVRPPMNFPEGLQSMRVHQDEFVVAVPEDSVLAAHAAITPQQLKGAQFAVPEQEFGTMEVGRRGRFPPLVGSRPGPLTAVLASVSLGDAVAVVPRALCDCVSLPGVVYRPLAGKPIATEIVLLYHRHERSNAVRAFLRYARSEAALAA